From Actinoplanes oblitus, a single genomic window includes:
- a CDS encoding glycosyltransferase, with the protein MRVLLAVSGSRGDVESQLALAVRLQEIGTEVRICAPPASAERLAEVGVPFVPVGQAMRMMLQDGMAPPSPEDERRMAAESVAVQFDQVPAAAEGCDAVVASGELAAAVAVRSVAEKLGIPYFYAAYSPAYLPSPHYPPPLDEPTAPGVTDNQALWDQRAADFQDRFGEAIDSQRARLGLPPVADIFRYGYTDRPWLASDPVLAPLQPGTDAVQTGAWIMPDTRPLTREVEAFLAAGPPPVYVGFGSTAETGDIAQLALAAVRAQGRRAILLRGWADADLPDDADDCLAIEEANFHLLFGRMAAVVHHGGAGTATAAARAGAPQVVIAQYTDQPYFAQRVAELGIGVAHDGPIPTFDSLSAALTTALAPATRARAAEVAGTIRSDGPAVAARLLHDTVRPATASVPA; encoded by the coding sequence ATGCGTGTGTTGTTGGCGGTGTCGGGGAGCCGAGGTGACGTCGAATCGCAGCTGGCGCTCGCGGTGCGACTGCAGGAGATCGGTACCGAGGTGCGGATCTGCGCACCGCCCGCCTCCGCGGAGCGGCTGGCCGAGGTCGGCGTGCCGTTCGTGCCGGTCGGCCAGGCGATGCGGATGATGCTGCAGGACGGGATGGCGCCGCCGTCGCCCGAGGACGAGCGGCGGATGGCCGCCGAGTCGGTCGCCGTCCAGTTCGACCAGGTCCCGGCGGCCGCCGAGGGCTGTGACGCGGTGGTGGCCAGCGGGGAGCTGGCGGCCGCCGTCGCCGTCCGGTCGGTCGCCGAGAAGCTGGGCATCCCGTACTTCTACGCGGCCTACAGCCCGGCCTACCTGCCGTCGCCGCACTACCCGCCGCCGCTGGACGAACCGACCGCCCCGGGCGTGACCGACAACCAGGCGCTCTGGGACCAGCGCGCCGCGGACTTCCAGGACCGGTTCGGCGAGGCGATCGACAGCCAGCGGGCCAGGCTGGGGCTGCCGCCGGTGGCGGACATCTTCCGGTACGGCTACACCGACCGCCCGTGGCTGGCCTCGGACCCGGTCCTGGCCCCCCTGCAGCCCGGCACCGACGCCGTGCAGACCGGCGCGTGGATCATGCCGGACACCCGCCCGCTCACCCGAGAGGTGGAGGCGTTCCTGGCGGCCGGCCCGCCGCCGGTGTACGTGGGCTTCGGCAGCACCGCGGAGACCGGCGACATCGCCCAGCTGGCCCTCGCGGCGGTCCGGGCACAGGGCCGCCGGGCGATCCTGCTGCGCGGCTGGGCCGACGCCGACCTGCCCGACGACGCGGACGACTGCCTCGCCATCGAGGAGGCCAACTTCCACCTGCTGTTCGGCCGGATGGCGGCGGTCGTCCACCACGGCGGCGCGGGCACGGCCACCGCCGCGGCGCGGGCCGGCGCCCCGCAGGTCGTGATCGCCCAGTACACCGACCAGCCGTACTTCGCGCAGCGGGTGGCCGAGCTGGGCATCGGTGTCGCGCACGACGGTCCGATCCCGACCTTCGACTCGCTGTCGGCGGCCCTCACCACGGCGCTGGCCCCGGCGACCCGCGCCCGGGCGGCCGAGGTGGCCGGCACGATCCGCTCCGACGGGCCGGCGGTCGCCGCGCGGTTGCTGCACGACACGGTCCGCCCGGCGACGGCGTCCGTCCCCGCCTGA
- a CDS encoding glycosyltransferase yields the protein MRVLLSTSGSRGDVEPLVALAVRLRELGAEVRVCASPDSADRLAEVGVPFVPVGASARAVMNGRRPRPEDGPRLAAEAMATQFEQVPAAADGCDVVIATGVLAAAVAVRSVAEKLGIPYFYGFYCPIFVPSPHYPPPPPLGEAPAPDGTDNRALWERNNQSALRRFGDPLNSQRAAVGLPAVRDIFRYGFTDRPLVAADPVLAPMRPTDLDAVQTGAWILPDQRPLAAELEAFLAAGPPPVYVGFGSMPAPAEAARAAVEAIRAQGRRVILSRGWAGLALPDDGDDCLTVGEVNHQALFGRVAAVIHHGGVGTTTTAARAGVPQLVVPQMVDQPYFAGRVAELGIGVAHPGPVPTVASLSAALPAVLDPRTRARAAEVAGTIRTDGTTVAAELLLGAASPVVPA from the coding sequence ATGCGCGTCTTGTTGTCCACTTCGGGAAGTCGCGGCGACGTCGAACCGCTGGTGGCGCTGGCGGTACGGCTGCGGGAGCTGGGCGCCGAGGTGCGGGTGTGCGCCTCGCCGGACTCGGCCGACCGGCTGGCCGAGGTCGGTGTGCCGTTCGTGCCGGTCGGCGCGTCCGCGCGGGCCGTGATGAACGGCCGCCGGCCGCGTCCCGAGGACGGGCCGCGGCTCGCCGCCGAGGCGATGGCCACGCAGTTCGAGCAGGTCCCGGCGGCCGCCGACGGGTGTGACGTGGTGATCGCGACAGGGGTGCTGGCCGCCGCCGTCGCCGTCCGGTCGGTGGCCGAGAAACTCGGTATCCCGTACTTCTACGGCTTCTACTGCCCGATCTTCGTGCCGTCCCCGCACTACCCGCCGCCGCCCCCGCTCGGCGAGGCGCCGGCACCGGACGGCACCGACAACCGGGCACTGTGGGAGCGGAACAACCAGAGCGCCCTGCGGCGGTTCGGCGACCCGCTGAACAGCCAGCGCGCGGCTGTCGGCCTGCCCGCGGTGCGGGACATCTTCCGGTACGGCTTCACCGACCGTCCCCTGGTGGCGGCGGACCCGGTCCTGGCCCCGATGCGGCCGACCGACCTCGACGCCGTGCAGACCGGCGCGTGGATCCTGCCCGACCAGCGCCCGCTCGCCGCGGAGCTGGAGGCGTTCCTGGCGGCCGGCCCGCCCCCGGTGTACGTGGGCTTCGGCAGCATGCCCGCGCCGGCCGAGGCCGCGCGGGCGGCCGTCGAGGCGATCCGGGCACAGGGCCGCCGGGTGATCCTGTCCCGGGGCTGGGCCGGCCTGGCGCTGCCCGACGACGGGGACGACTGCCTCACCGTGGGCGAGGTGAACCACCAGGCGCTGTTCGGCCGGGTGGCCGCCGTGATCCACCACGGCGGCGTGGGCACCACCACCACCGCGGCCCGGGCCGGCGTTCCGCAGCTGGTGGTGCCGCAGATGGTGGACCAGCCGTACTTCGCCGGCCGGGTGGCCGAGCTGGGCATCGGGGTGGCGCACCCCGGCCCGGTACCGACCGTCGCGTCGCTGTCGGCCGCGCTGCCCGCGGTCCTGGACCCGCGGACCCGGGCCCGGGCGGCCGAGGTGGCCGGCACGATCCGCACCGACGGGACGACCGTCGCCGCCGAGTTGCTGCTCGGCGCGGCGAGCCCGGTCGTTCCCGCGTGA
- a CDS encoding glycosyltransferase has protein sequence MRVLLWSCGSRGDVEPLVALAVRLRALGAEVRMCAPPDSAERLAETDVPLVPVSRPERPGPEFAAAGIAEQFDQVPALAEDCDVVVAGGLLSGAAAVRSVAEKLGIPYFYVALCPIHLPTALDAAQRARYNQGADGLFAGALDERRASIGLPPVRNLFDYGCTDRPWLAADPVLAPLGPGLEAEQTGAWILPDERPLSAELEAFLAAGPPPVYVGFGSSDGTADAAQVAIEAIRAQGHRVILSRGWADLALPDDGDDLFAVGEVNLQALFRRVAAAIHHDGTGTTHVATRAGVPQIVVRQIVGQIYYSDRVAELGIGAAIDGPAPTLESFSAALTTALAPATRVRAAEVAGTIRTDGAEVAARKLFDVVGRAKPPVAAAARRG, from the coding sequence ATGCGTGTGCTGTTGTGGTCCTGCGGATCACGCGGAGATGTGGAACCGCTGGTGGCGTTGGCCGTACGATTGCGGGCCCTCGGGGCGGAGGTACGGATGTGCGCCCCGCCGGACAGCGCCGAGCGGCTCGCCGAGACCGACGTGCCGCTGGTGCCGGTCAGCCGGCCGGAGCGGCCCGGGCCGGAGTTCGCGGCCGCCGGGATCGCCGAGCAGTTCGACCAGGTCCCGGCGCTCGCCGAGGACTGTGACGTGGTGGTGGCCGGCGGCCTGCTGTCCGGCGCGGCAGCGGTCCGGTCGGTGGCCGAGAAGCTGGGCATCCCGTACTTCTACGTCGCGCTCTGCCCGATCCACCTGCCGACAGCGCTCGACGCGGCACAGCGGGCGCGGTACAACCAGGGCGCCGACGGCCTGTTCGCCGGCGCGCTGGACGAGCGGCGGGCGTCGATCGGCCTGCCGCCGGTGCGGAACCTGTTCGACTACGGCTGCACCGACCGGCCCTGGCTGGCCGCCGACCCGGTGCTGGCCCCGCTGGGCCCGGGCCTGGAGGCCGAGCAGACCGGCGCGTGGATCCTGCCCGACGAGCGTCCGCTCAGCGCGGAGCTGGAGGCGTTCCTGGCGGCCGGGCCGCCGCCGGTGTACGTGGGCTTCGGCAGCTCGGACGGGACCGCCGACGCCGCGCAGGTGGCGATCGAGGCGATCCGCGCGCAGGGCCACCGGGTGATCCTCTCCCGCGGCTGGGCCGACCTGGCGCTGCCCGACGACGGGGACGACCTGTTCGCGGTCGGCGAGGTCAACCTCCAGGCGCTGTTCCGCCGGGTGGCCGCCGCCATCCACCACGACGGCACCGGCACCACGCACGTGGCCACCCGGGCCGGCGTCCCGCAGATCGTGGTACGCCAGATCGTCGGTCAGATCTACTACTCCGACCGGGTGGCCGAGCTGGGTATCGGCGCGGCGATCGACGGTCCGGCACCGACCCTCGAGTCCTTCTCGGCAGCTCTCACGACGGCCCTGGCCCCGGCGACCCGGGTCCGGGCGGCCGAGGTGGCCGGGACGATCCGGACCGACGGGGCCGAGGTGGCCGCGCGGAAGCTGTTCGATGTCGTCGGCCGGGCGAAGCCGCCGGTTGCCGCCGCGGCGCGGAGGGGATAG
- a CDS encoding MbtH family protein — MTNPFANENGSFFVLVNDEGQHSLWPAFAEQPAGWTVAHGAASRQECLAYVEQNWTDLRPKSLIAEIGA, encoded by the coding sequence ATGACCAACCCGTTCGCCAACGAAAACGGTTCCTTTTTTGTGCTCGTCAATGACGAGGGTCAGCATTCGCTGTGGCCGGCCTTCGCCGAGCAGCCCGCCGGCTGGACCGTGGCCCACGGTGCGGCGTCCCGTCAGGAATGCCTTGCCTATGTCGAGCAGAACTGGACGGACCTGCGGCCGAAGAGCCTGATCGCCGAGATCGGCGCCTGA
- a CDS encoding NDP-hexose 2,3-dehydratase family protein, producing the protein MQAQLVEQRVALRPRADAALPGRLAESLTASQGALLRTEEVGDWLADVRRRHAFRVERIPFSELDRWSFHPDTGNLVHASGKFFTVEGLRVSSETGPRAEWYQPIIKQPEVGILGILVKRIGGVLHFLMQAKMEPGNPNLLQLSPTVQATRSNYTRVHEGAPVRYLDYFRQPGRGRVVADVLQSEHGSWFHRKNNRNMIVEVDEEVEPHADFCWLTLGQIGELLHRDNVINMDARTVLACAPIGSVDAGRAPGSFLAALAHSRHGAALHPDVEVLSWLTAERARLSVRAERVPLGGLPGWVRGTHAIGRPDGRFFEVVALSVEAGSREVSRWTQPVIEPRGMGINAFVTRRIDGVLHVLVAARAEAGFLGALELGPTVQCVPGNHDDLPIGDRPAFLDLVLGADPATVRYQAVHSEEGGRFLNAESRYLVLEPAPEQAPLDPPAGFCWVTVGQLMSLVRHNNYVNVQARSLLACLNGMLSGLPA; encoded by the coding sequence ATGCAGGCACAGCTCGTCGAGCAGCGCGTCGCGCTGCGCCCGCGCGCCGACGCCGCGCTGCCCGGCCGGCTGGCCGAGTCGCTCACCGCCTCGCAGGGTGCGCTGCTGCGCACCGAGGAGGTGGGCGACTGGCTGGCCGACGTCCGGCGCCGGCACGCGTTCCGGGTCGAGCGCATCCCGTTCAGCGAGCTGGACCGGTGGTCCTTCCACCCGGACACCGGCAACCTGGTCCACGCCAGCGGCAAGTTCTTCACCGTCGAGGGGCTGCGGGTCAGCTCCGAGACCGGCCCGCGGGCCGAGTGGTACCAGCCGATCATCAAGCAGCCCGAGGTCGGCATCCTCGGCATCCTGGTGAAGCGGATCGGCGGGGTCCTGCACTTCCTGATGCAGGCCAAGATGGAGCCGGGCAACCCCAATCTGCTCCAGTTGTCGCCGACGGTGCAGGCCACCCGGAGCAACTACACCCGGGTGCACGAGGGCGCGCCGGTGCGCTACCTGGACTACTTCCGGCAGCCGGGCCGGGGCCGGGTGGTGGCCGACGTGCTGCAGTCGGAGCACGGCTCGTGGTTCCACCGCAAGAACAACCGGAACATGATCGTCGAGGTGGACGAGGAGGTCGAGCCGCACGCCGACTTCTGCTGGCTCACCCTCGGGCAGATCGGTGAGCTGCTGCACCGGGACAACGTGATCAACATGGACGCCCGGACGGTGCTGGCCTGCGCGCCGATCGGGTCGGTGGACGCCGGCCGGGCGCCGGGGTCGTTCCTGGCCGCGCTGGCCCACTCCCGGCACGGCGCGGCGTTGCACCCGGACGTCGAGGTGCTGTCCTGGCTGACCGCCGAGCGGGCGCGGCTGAGCGTACGCGCCGAGCGGGTGCCTCTCGGGGGACTGCCCGGCTGGGTACGCGGGACGCACGCGATAGGCCGGCCCGACGGGCGGTTCTTCGAGGTGGTGGCCCTGTCGGTGGAGGCCGGCAGCCGGGAGGTGAGCCGGTGGACCCAGCCGGTGATCGAGCCGCGCGGGATGGGGATCAACGCGTTCGTCACGCGCCGGATCGACGGCGTGCTGCACGTGCTGGTCGCGGCCCGGGCGGAGGCCGGCTTCCTGGGCGCCCTGGAGCTGGGACCCACCGTGCAGTGCGTGCCGGGCAACCACGACGATCTGCCGATCGGTGACCGGCCCGCCTTCCTCGACCTGGTCCTGGGCGCCGACCCGGCCACCGTGCGCTACCAGGCGGTGCACTCCGAGGAGGGCGGCCGGTTCCTCAACGCGGAGAGCCGCTACCTGGTCCTGGAGCCGGCTCCGGAGCAGGCGCCGCTCGACCCGCCGGCCGGCTTCTGCTGGGTCACCGTGGGCCAGCTGATGTCCCTGGTCCGCCACAACAACTACGTCAACGTGCAGGCGCGCAGCCTGCTCGCCTGCCTGAACGGAATGTTGAGCGGGCTGCCGGCCTGA
- a CDS encoding non-ribosomal peptide synthetase — translation MTVDDTRAKPRSSVEDVWPLSPLQEGMLYHTALDGDGPDTYTVQSVYGIDGPLNAGRLRASWQALVDRHAALRACFRYVSGAQMVQVIQRDVEIPWRETDLSGLPDEIADGEVSRLAGDEMAERLSLEAAPLMKLHLIRLGPDRHRLVHTLHHVLLDGWSMPILHRELAAIYAAGGDASGLPPAVSYRDYLAWLGRQDKEAARAAWRDALAGLETPTAVVPADPTRVPDIDTVVAELTPEQTDDLLRWARGRNLTMNTVVQGAWAVVLSQLAGRTDVVFGATAAGRPAALPGVEQMVGMLLNTLPVRVRLDGGQRVVDLLADVQRQQSALGAYQHLGLQEVQAVAGPGAVFDTLVIYENFPRTGLGGSADDGLTMIPVQKGRDSSHYPFTLVTGPGERMPVILNYDRGLFTPAFAASVADAVVRVLLRLVAEPDVLVGRLTLIGDAERAAVLDDWNATAGPVPGDSVVEMFGRRVAAAPERVAVTDAAGAELTYAELDQASNRLAAHLTARGVRRGDRVGVAMDRSADLLVVFLAIWKAGAAYVPVDIAYPVERIALIFADSGVSAVVCTEATGEGLPPATADRITVVLDEPATRAAVDGAEATAPGLRLGADDLAYVMYTSGSTGVPKGVAVPHGAVAGLAGDPGWQIGPDDCLLMHATHVFDPSLYEMWVPLTTGGRILVAEPGVVDAAGIRRAVERGVTAVHLTAGTFRALAEASPDCFAGLREVGTGGDVVPAHTVANLRRAQPGLRVRNTYGPTETTLCATWKPIEPGAELGPELPIGRPMRNRRIYLLDAFLRPVAPGVTGELYIAGTGLARGYLSRPDLTAERFVACPFRPGERMYRTGDLARWNADGEVVFLGRADDQVKIRGFRVELGEVEAALAAQPGVREAVVVAREDQPGEKRLVGYVVSDTGELDTEEIRRQLGRVLPAYMVPVAVVGLVSLPITANSKVDRRALPAPDLAGGTSAKAPESETEKVLCALYAEILGVERVGVDDAFHDLGGSSALAMRLIARIREELGADLPIRQLFSSPTPAGVARALAAKARPALEAVARPERVPLTARQLRAWLLASPSEETRGRHVSVALRLRGRLDVAALEAALGDVADRHEILRTTFPGDAQTVRQHIHPSVPVRLDPVPATERDVPGLLARWREEPFDLTRDVPWRSGLLVLGEREHVLSVTLHRIAADDDSTDVFFRDLAAAYGARRAGRAPQRAPLALQFADYAIWERRLLAAETDQDSLISDQLNFWRNHLAGIDGETVLPFDRPRPALPSRRAGTVELRLGAESHARLAETAESAGVDLLQAVQAALAMLLAGYGAGDDLVIGTTLPRDEDLIDLEPMVGPFARPFPIRTDVSADPTFLEVVARVQEAVREARQHLDVPFEKIPELLDLPASLSRHPVFQVGLELSEADNGAWDAAELPALRTSVEPGGVEAMELDLAVKLAERRDDEDEEAGLEGALHYLTDLFDEDTAEALAHRLVRVLEQVAADPRRRISELDLFLDDTERSRPAIAPARWSGPVPALAADLAGDGPLGALLLDDRQRPVAPGAVGELYLTGPAVDAGAGDQPRVPCPFGEPGHSMLRTGLLVRKSAAKTLVVVGERRGSSASVKTGDYEVLLPLRPAGDRPPLFCVHASGGLSWNYGPLLRHLPANQPVYGLQARGLARTETLPASVEEMAADYVAQLRTVQPSGPYQLLGWSLGGRIAQAMTVLLEAEGEQVSLLALLDAYPVYMGKNAKGTVTEEAARNEAALEKRKQQELELAGQMVRGAGARQRLEAVMRNLWKVGPAHTASPFTSDVLLFVATVDRPAHLPVPEAVASWKDVTSGTIEPHEIPTNHYEMVQPAALAQIGAILAEKLRSRPAS, via the coding sequence ATGACTGTTGACGACACTCGAGCAAAGCCCCGCTCCAGCGTGGAGGACGTCTGGCCCCTGTCGCCGCTGCAGGAGGGCATGCTTTACCACACCGCCCTGGACGGCGACGGCCCGGACACCTACACCGTGCAGTCCGTCTACGGCATCGACGGGCCGCTGAACGCCGGACGCCTGCGGGCGTCGTGGCAGGCTCTGGTGGACCGGCACGCCGCGCTGCGGGCCTGCTTCCGCTACGTCAGCGGCGCCCAGATGGTGCAGGTCATCCAGCGCGACGTGGAGATCCCGTGGCGCGAGACGGACCTCTCCGGGCTGCCCGACGAGATCGCCGACGGCGAGGTGAGCCGGCTGGCGGGCGACGAGATGGCCGAGCGGCTCTCCCTCGAGGCCGCGCCGCTGATGAAGCTGCACCTGATCCGGCTCGGCCCGGACCGCCACCGGCTCGTGCACACCCTGCACCACGTGCTGCTGGACGGCTGGTCCATGCCGATCCTGCACCGCGAGCTGGCCGCGATCTACGCGGCCGGCGGCGACGCCTCCGGCCTGCCGCCCGCGGTGTCCTACCGGGACTACCTCGCCTGGCTGGGCCGGCAGGACAAGGAGGCGGCCCGGGCCGCCTGGCGGGACGCGCTCGCCGGGCTGGAGACGCCCACCGCCGTCGTCCCGGCCGACCCGACCCGGGTGCCGGACATCGACACGGTGGTGGCCGAGCTGACCCCGGAGCAGACCGACGACCTGCTGCGCTGGGCGCGCGGTCGGAACCTCACGATGAACACCGTCGTGCAGGGCGCGTGGGCGGTCGTGCTGTCGCAGCTCGCCGGTCGTACCGACGTGGTGTTCGGCGCGACCGCCGCCGGGCGGCCCGCCGCCCTGCCCGGGGTGGAGCAGATGGTCGGCATGCTGCTCAACACCCTTCCGGTACGGGTCCGGCTGGACGGCGGGCAGCGGGTCGTCGACCTGCTCGCCGACGTGCAGCGCCAGCAGTCGGCGCTCGGTGCCTACCAGCATCTCGGCCTGCAGGAGGTGCAGGCCGTGGCCGGGCCCGGCGCGGTCTTCGACACGCTGGTCATCTACGAGAACTTCCCGCGCACCGGACTCGGCGGCTCGGCCGACGACGGGCTGACCATGATTCCGGTGCAGAAGGGACGCGACTCGTCGCACTACCCGTTCACGCTGGTCACCGGCCCGGGCGAGCGGATGCCGGTGATCCTCAACTACGACCGTGGCCTGTTCACCCCGGCGTTCGCGGCCTCGGTCGCCGACGCGGTCGTCCGCGTGCTGCTGCGCCTGGTGGCCGAACCGGACGTGCTGGTCGGCCGGCTGACGCTGATCGGTGACGCCGAGCGCGCGGCGGTGCTGGACGACTGGAACGCCACGGCGGGCCCGGTGCCCGGGGACTCGGTGGTCGAGATGTTCGGGCGGCGGGTGGCCGCGGCACCGGAGCGGGTGGCGGTCACCGACGCCGCCGGCGCGGAGCTCACCTACGCCGAACTCGACCAGGCCTCGAACCGGCTGGCCGCGCACCTCACCGCGCGTGGCGTCCGCCGTGGCGACCGCGTCGGGGTGGCCATGGACCGGTCCGCCGACCTGCTGGTGGTGTTCCTGGCGATCTGGAAGGCGGGTGCCGCGTACGTCCCGGTGGACATCGCCTACCCGGTCGAGCGGATCGCGCTGATCTTCGCCGACTCCGGGGTCTCGGCGGTGGTGTGCACCGAGGCCACCGGTGAGGGGCTGCCGCCGGCGACCGCGGACCGGATCACCGTCGTGCTCGACGAGCCGGCGACCCGGGCCGCCGTCGACGGCGCCGAGGCCACCGCGCCCGGGCTCCGGCTCGGTGCCGACGACCTGGCGTACGTCATGTACACCTCCGGCTCGACAGGCGTACCGAAGGGTGTCGCCGTCCCGCACGGCGCGGTGGCCGGGCTGGCCGGCGACCCCGGCTGGCAGATCGGCCCGGACGACTGCCTGCTGATGCACGCCACGCACGTCTTCGACCCCTCGCTCTACGAGATGTGGGTGCCGCTCACCACCGGTGGCCGCATCCTGGTCGCCGAGCCCGGTGTGGTCGACGCGGCCGGGATCAGGCGGGCCGTCGAACGCGGCGTCACGGCCGTGCACCTCACCGCCGGCACGTTCCGCGCGCTGGCCGAGGCGTCCCCGGACTGCTTCGCCGGCCTGCGTGAGGTCGGCACCGGCGGCGACGTGGTGCCCGCGCACACGGTGGCGAACCTGCGGCGGGCCCAGCCCGGCCTGCGGGTGCGCAACACCTACGGGCCGACCGAGACCACCCTGTGCGCGACCTGGAAGCCGATCGAGCCCGGTGCGGAACTCGGTCCGGAACTGCCGATCGGCCGTCCCATGCGCAACCGCCGGATCTACCTGCTGGACGCCTTCCTGCGCCCGGTCGCGCCGGGGGTGACCGGCGAGCTGTACATCGCCGGCACCGGGCTGGCCCGCGGCTACCTGTCCCGGCCGGACCTGACCGCCGAGCGGTTCGTGGCGTGCCCGTTCCGGCCCGGTGAGCGCATGTACCGGACCGGCGACCTGGCGCGCTGGAACGCCGACGGCGAGGTGGTGTTCCTCGGCCGGGCCGACGACCAGGTGAAGATCCGCGGCTTCCGGGTGGAGCTGGGCGAGGTGGAGGCGGCGCTGGCCGCCCAGCCCGGGGTGCGCGAGGCGGTGGTGGTGGCGCGCGAGGACCAGCCGGGCGAGAAGCGCCTGGTCGGCTACGTCGTCTCGGATACCGGTGAGCTGGACACCGAGGAGATCCGGCGGCAGCTGGGCCGGGTGCTGCCCGCGTACATGGTGCCGGTCGCGGTGGTCGGGCTGGTCAGCCTGCCGATCACCGCCAACAGCAAGGTGGATCGCCGCGCCCTGCCGGCCCCGGACCTGGCCGGCGGCACGTCGGCGAAGGCGCCGGAGAGCGAGACCGAGAAGGTGCTCTGCGCCCTCTACGCCGAGATCCTCGGCGTCGAGCGGGTCGGCGTCGACGACGCCTTCCACGACCTCGGGGGCAGCTCCGCGCTGGCCATGCGGCTGATCGCCCGGATCCGCGAGGAACTCGGCGCGGACCTGCCGATCCGCCAGCTGTTCTCCTCGCCGACCCCGGCCGGTGTCGCCCGGGCGCTGGCCGCGAAGGCACGGCCCGCCCTGGAGGCCGTGGCCCGGCCGGAGCGGGTGCCGCTCACCGCCCGGCAGCTGCGTGCCTGGCTGCTGGCCAGCCCGTCGGAGGAGACCCGGGGCCGGCACGTCTCGGTGGCGCTGCGGCTGCGCGGCCGGTTGGACGTGGCCGCCCTGGAGGCGGCGCTCGGCGACGTCGCCGACCGGCACGAGATCCTGCGGACCACGTTCCCCGGCGACGCGCAGACCGTCCGGCAGCACATCCACCCGAGCGTGCCGGTCCGGCTGGACCCGGTCCCGGCCACCGAGCGGGACGTTCCCGGACTGCTGGCGCGGTGGCGCGAGGAGCCGTTCGACCTGACCCGGGACGTGCCGTGGCGGTCCGGGCTGCTGGTGCTCGGCGAGCGGGAGCACGTGCTGTCGGTGACGCTGCACCGGATCGCCGCCGACGACGACTCGACGGACGTGTTCTTCCGGGACCTCGCTGCCGCGTACGGCGCCCGCCGCGCCGGCCGGGCACCGCAGCGGGCGCCGCTGGCCCTGCAGTTCGCCGACTACGCGATCTGGGAGCGGCGCCTGCTGGCGGCCGAGACCGACCAGGACAGCCTGATCAGCGACCAGCTGAACTTCTGGCGCAACCACCTGGCCGGCATCGACGGGGAGACGGTGCTGCCGTTCGACAGGCCGCGGCCGGCCCTCCCGTCGCGCCGGGCCGGCACCGTCGAGCTGCGGCTGGGCGCCGAGTCGCACGCCCGGCTGGCCGAGACGGCCGAGTCGGCCGGCGTGGACCTGCTCCAGGCGGTGCAGGCGGCGCTCGCCATGCTGCTGGCCGGGTACGGCGCCGGTGACGACCTGGTGATCGGCACGACGCTGCCCCGGGACGAGGACCTGATCGACCTGGAGCCGATGGTCGGCCCGTTCGCCCGGCCGTTCCCGATCCGTACCGATGTCTCGGCCGATCCGACCTTCCTGGAGGTGGTCGCCCGGGTGCAGGAGGCGGTCCGGGAGGCACGCCAGCACCTGGACGTGCCGTTCGAGAAGATCCCGGAGCTGCTGGACCTGCCGGCCTCGCTCTCCCGCCACCCGGTGTTCCAGGTGGGCCTGGAACTGAGCGAGGCGGACAACGGCGCCTGGGACGCCGCGGAACTGCCCGCCCTGCGCACGAGTGTCGAACCCGGCGGGGTCGAGGCCATGGAGCTGGACCTCGCGGTCAAGCTCGCCGAGCGCCGGGACGACGAGGACGAGGAGGCCGGCCTGGAGGGCGCCCTGCACTACCTCACCGACCTGTTCGACGAGGACACCGCCGAGGCGCTGGCGCACCGGCTGGTCCGGGTGCTGGAGCAGGTGGCGGCGGATCCGCGGCGGCGGATCAGCGAGCTGGACCTCTTCCTGGACGACACCGAGCGGTCCCGGCCGGCCATCGCCCCGGCGCGCTGGTCCGGGCCGGTGCCGGCGCTCGCCGCCGACCTGGCCGGGGACGGCCCGCTCGGCGCGCTGCTGCTCGACGACCGGCAGCGTCCGGTCGCGCCCGGCGCGGTCGGCGAGCTGTACCTCACCGGTCCCGCCGTGGACGCGGGCGCCGGCGACCAGCCGCGCGTGCCGTGCCCGTTCGGCGAGCCGGGGCACTCGATGCTGCGGACCGGCCTGCTGGTCCGCAAGTCCGCCGCCAAGACGCTGGTCGTGGTGGGGGAGCGGCGCGGGTCGAGCGCCTCGGTGAAGACCGGCGACTACGAGGTGCTGCTGCCGCTGCGTCCGGCCGGTGACCGCCCGCCGCTGTTCTGCGTGCACGCCAGCGGCGGCCTGAGCTGGAACTACGGGCCGTTGCTGCGGCACCTGCCGGCGAACCAGCCGGTGTACGGGCTGCAGGCCCGTGGCCTGGCCCGGACGGAGACGCTCCCGGCCAGCGTCGAGGAGATGGCCGCCGACTACGTCGCGCAGCTCCGCACCGTGCAGCCGTCCGGGCCGTACCAGCTGCTCGGCTGGTCGCTCGGCGGCCGGATCGCGCAGGCGATGACGGTGCTGCTCGAAGCCGAGGGGGAGCAGGTGAGCCTGCTCGCCCTGCTCGACGCGTACCCGGTCTACATGGGCAAGAACGCGAAGGGCACGGTGACCGAGGAGGCCGCGCGCAACGAGGCGGCCCTGGAGAAACGCAAGCAGCAGGAGCTGGAACTCGCCGGTCAGATGGTGCGGGGCGCCGGAGCCCGGCAGCGCCTGGAGGCGGTGATGCGCAACCTCTGGAAGGTCGGCCCGGCGCACACGGCGTCGCCGTTCACCAGCGACGTGCTGCTCTTCGTGGCCACCGTGGACCGCCCGGCGCACCTGCCGGTCCCGGAGGCGGTGGCCAGCTGGAAGGACGTGACCAGCGGGACCATCGAGCCGCACGAGATCCCGACGAACCACTACGAGATGGTGCAACCGGCGGCGCTGGCGCAGATCGGCGCCATCCTCGCCGAGAAGCTCCGCTCCCGGCCGGCGTCGTAG